In a genomic window of Halalkalicoccus sp. CG83:
- a CDS encoding methionine synthase, giving the protein MSPQSNRDQFRRPDHANETFIMTTVVGSYPKPKWLHRVRELWEDEENSFDDEDWKEATDDAARVITEEHERAGLDVLVDGEVRRNEMVEFFAHRIDGYEFNGPVKVWGHNYFDKPSVTRQVEYGENWLVEEYEFAAALTDRPVKVPITGPYTLANWSFNEAYDTEEELTYDLADLVNEEIEKLVDAGARYIQIDEPALATTPDDHAIVGEALERIAEEIHEDVYLGLHVCYGDYSRIYPEILDYPVDEYDLELANGDYEQLDVFTEHEFTGNLALGVTDVHVAEVESVAEIKENIKKGLEVVPADRLTVSPDCGLKLLPRDVAYGKMENMVQAAREVEAEIDRGEIEIARTPASAD; this is encoded by the coding sequence ATGAGCCCGCAGTCGAACCGCGATCAGTTCCGCCGCCCGGACCACGCGAACGAGACGTTCATCATGACCACCGTCGTCGGGAGCTACCCCAAGCCCAAGTGGCTCCACCGGGTCCGGGAGCTCTGGGAGGACGAGGAGAACAGCTTCGACGACGAGGACTGGAAGGAGGCGACCGACGACGCCGCCCGCGTCATCACCGAGGAGCACGAGCGCGCGGGACTCGACGTGCTGGTCGACGGCGAGGTCCGGCGGAACGAGATGGTCGAGTTCTTCGCCCACCGGATCGACGGCTACGAGTTCAACGGCCCCGTGAAGGTCTGGGGACACAACTACTTCGACAAGCCCTCGGTCACCCGCCAGGTCGAGTACGGCGAGAACTGGCTGGTCGAGGAGTACGAGTTCGCCGCCGCCCTCACCGACCGACCGGTGAAGGTGCCGATCACGGGCCCCTATACGCTCGCGAACTGGTCGTTCAACGAGGCCTACGACACCGAGGAGGAGCTGACCTACGACCTCGCGGATCTGGTCAACGAGGAGATCGAGAAGCTGGTCGACGCCGGCGCCCGCTACATCCAGATCGACGAGCCCGCGCTCGCGACGACGCCCGACGACCACGCCATCGTCGGCGAGGCGCTCGAACGCATCGCCGAGGAGATCCACGAGGACGTCTATCTGGGACTGCACGTCTGTTACGGCGACTATTCCAGAATTTACCCCGAGATCCTCGATTATCCGGTCGACGAGTACGACCTCGAGCTCGCGAACGGCGACTACGAACAGCTCGACGTGTTCACCGAACACGAGTTCACCGGCAACCTCGCGCTCGGCGTCACCGACGTCCACGTCGCCGAGGTCGAGAGCGTCGCCGAGATCAAGGAGAACATCAAGAAGGGCCTCGAGGTCGTCCCGGCCGACCGACTGACGGTCTCGCCGGACTGCGGGCTGAAGCTGCTTCCCCGCGACGTCGCCTACGGGAAGATGGAGAACATGGTACAGGCCGCCCGCGAGGTCGAAGCCGAGATCGACCGCGGCGAGATCGAGATCGCGCGTACGCCCGCGAG